One genomic window of Paraburkholderia phytofirmans PsJN includes the following:
- a CDS encoding LysR substrate-binding domain-containing protein, with protein MDMRLLRYFAVLADELHFGRAAARLHISQPPLSQQIRILEEEMGTALFTRSQHRVELTEAGKTLKEQVPLIFAQFERAIDLTRCAGRGEVGSLEIGIISSAMVEPIPRALRVFAEKHPQVRWTLHEMTPAAQILALKERRLDVCFFRVSHEDPEIRSEVVMRESAVVALPLGHALASRGEIALRELEAERFVSFGLRQSQLARFLQDCCVEAGFTPRIEQEVVEVHTLLCLVREGLGVALLPSSARQLSTGGVAFVPVAAPRPEVSLHARCRAETPSPVLSLFLDTVREVAASTT; from the coding sequence ATGGACATGCGGCTGTTGCGTTACTTCGCGGTGCTTGCCGACGAACTGCATTTCGGCCGGGCAGCCGCGCGGCTGCACATTTCCCAGCCGCCGCTGAGTCAGCAGATTCGCATCCTCGAAGAGGAGATGGGCACCGCGTTGTTCACACGCTCGCAACACCGTGTCGAACTCACCGAGGCAGGGAAAACACTTAAAGAACAGGTGCCGTTGATCTTCGCTCAGTTCGAACGCGCGATCGATCTGACGCGTTGCGCGGGACGTGGCGAAGTGGGGAGTCTCGAGATCGGCATCATCAGTTCGGCGATGGTCGAACCGATTCCGCGCGCGCTACGGGTATTCGCGGAGAAGCATCCGCAAGTGCGGTGGACGCTGCATGAGATGACACCGGCCGCGCAGATTCTCGCGTTGAAAGAGCGGCGGCTCGATGTGTGTTTCTTTCGCGTTTCGCATGAAGACCCCGAGATTCGCAGCGAAGTGGTGATGCGCGAGTCGGCGGTCGTGGCGTTGCCGTTGGGGCATGCGCTGGCGTCGCGTGGGGAGATTGCGTTGCGGGAGTTGGAGGCCGAGCGCTTCGTGTCGTTCGGTTTGCGGCAGTCGCAACTGGCGCGCTTTTTACAGGACTGTTGCGTCGAAGCAGGGTTCACACCGCGGATCGAACAGGAAGTGGTCGAGGTGCATACGCTGTTGTGCCTCGTGCGCGAAGGGCTGGGTGTGGCGCTGCTGCCTTCATCCGCGCGGCAGTTATCGACGGGCGGCGTCGCGTTCGTGCCGGTGGCCGCGCCGCGTCCCGAAGTGTCGCTTCACGCGCGCTGTCGTGCTGAGACGCCTTCGCCGGTGTTGTCGTTGTTTCTCGATACCGTGCGGGAAGTGGCGGCTAGTACGACCTAA